The Glycine soja cultivar W05 chromosome 6, ASM419377v2, whole genome shotgun sequence genome has a window encoding:
- the LOC114414743 gene encoding probable isoaspartyl peptidase/L-asparaginase 2: MGGWAIAVHGGAGVDPNLPPERQEQAKQLLTRVLNLGISALRSDASALDVVELVVRELETDPLFNSGRGAALTEKGTAELEASIMDGYKRRCGAVSGVTTVKNPISLARLVMEKSPHSYLAFNGAEDFARQQGVEIVENEYFITPENVGMLKLAKEANTILFDYRVPLQNGYDNCGVEVENPLQMNGLPISVYAPETVGCVVVDSEGRCAAATSTGGLMNKKCGRIGDSPLIGAGTYACKVCGVSCTGEGEAIIRGTLAREVAAVMEYKGLGLEEAVEYVMEHRLDGGKAGLIAVSSSGEVAYGFNSNAMFRACATQDGFMEVGIWE; this comes from the exons atgggGGGTTGGGCTATAGCGGTGCATGGTGGCGCGGGTGTGGACCCTAATCTTCCACCAGAGCGTCAAGAGCAAGCCAAACAACTCCTCACTCGCGTTCTCAATCTTGGCATCTCTGCCCTTCGTTCCGATGCTTCTGCCCTCGACGTCGTCGAACTTGTC gtACGGGAACTGGAAACAGATCCCCTGTTCAACTCTGGTCGCGGAGCAGCTCTGACAGAAAAGGGAACAGCGGAATTGGAAGCAAGCATCATGGATGGTTACAAGAGACGATGCGGCGCCGTTTCGGGCGTCACCACCGTCAAAAATCCTATCTCACTCGCTCGTCTTGTCATGGAAAAGTCACCCCACTCCTACCTCGCCTTTAACGGCGCTGAAGATTTCGCCAGACAACAG GGAGTGGAGATTGTGGAGAACGAATACTTCATCACTCCTGAAAATGTTGGTATGCTGAAACTGGCAAAGGAAGCAAACACAATCCTG TTTGATTATAGGGTGCCATTGCAAAATGGATACGATAACTGCGGTGTGGAGGTTGAGAATCCATTGCAAATGAATGGACTGCCAATAAGCGTGTACGCGCCGGAGACGGTGGGGTGCGTGGTGGTGGACAGCGAGGGACGGTGCGCGGCTGCCACGTCGACAGGAGGGTTGATGAACAAGAAGTGCGGTAGGATCGGTGACTCACCACTAATAGGTGCAGGGACTTACGCGTGTAAGGTGTGTGGGGTTTCGTGCACTGGTGAAGGAGAAGCTATAATACGTGGCACGCTGGCGCGTGAGGTGGCAGCGGTGATGGAATATAAAGGACTGGGACTTGAGGAGGCAGTGGAGTATGTGATGGAGCACCGTTTGGATGGAGGGAAGGCAGGGTTGATCGCCGTGTCAAGTTCTGGTGAGGTGGCCTATGGATTCAACTCTAATGCAATGTTCAGGGCATGCGCCACCCAGGATGGATTCATGGAGGTTGGAATCTGGGAATAA
- the LOC114414741 gene encoding cyclin-D3-3-like: protein MAYHHHDHTNRKSLLDTLYCSEAEEDYGHFLNNSSPASPPFLLQSDMFSDEQELTSLLGKEHHNPLSTCLQTNPALDFARREAVEWMLKVNSHYSFSALTAVLSVNYFDRFLFSFRFQNDKPWMVQLAAVACLSIAAKVEETHVPFLIDLQQVDESRYLFEAKTIKKMEILVLSTLGWKMNPPTPLSFLDYFTRRLGSKDHLCWEFLSKSQGVLLSLLGDSRFMSYLPSVLATATMMHVVKSVEPGLEAEYKSQLFGILRIDKEKPEKVNSCCKLLLEVWSGYEEEEQEQGKQCMKRKFGIGSIPGSPNGVMDVSFSCDSSSNDSSVSSSPEPLSKKSRSEEQEQLLLPNPNHSNSDFLHRL, encoded by the exons ATGGCTTACCACCATCATGACCACACCAACCGGAAATCCCTTTTGGACACCCTATACTGCTCCGAAGCAGAGGAGGACTACGGTCATTTCCTAAACAACTCCTCCCCTGCGTCCCCTCCTTTCTTGCTCCAAAGCGACATGTTTTCGGACGAACAAGAGTTGACATCGCTGCTGGGGAAAGAACACCACAACCCTCTAAGCACCTGTCTCCAAACCAACCCTGCCTTGGACTTTGCTCGCCGGGAAGCCGTGGAGTGGATGCTCAAAGTCAACTCCCATTACTCTTTCTCTGCTCTCACCGCTGTTCTTTCGGTCAACTACTTTGACCGTTTTCTCTTCAGCTTCCGCTTTCAGAATGACAAGCCATGGATGGTTCAGCTCGCTGCCGTCGCTTGCCTCTCCATCGCTGCCAAAGTTGAGGAGACGCACGTTCCCTTTCTTATTGACCTTCAACAA GTGGATGAGAGTAGATACTTGTTTGAAGCCAAAACTATTAAAAAGATGGAGATTTTGGTCCTTTCCACTCTTGGATGGAAGATGAACCCCCCAACCCCTCTCTCGTTTCTTGATTACTTCACAAGAAGGCTTGGATCGAAGGATCATCTCTGCTGGGAGTTCCTCAGCAAGTCTCAAGGCGTTCTTCTCTCCCTCCTtggag ATTCGAGGTTTATGAGTTATCTACCTTCTGTATTGGCAACTGCTACGATGATGCACGTTGTGAAAAGCGTGGAGCCTGGTCTAGAAGCTGAATACAAGAGCCAGCTCTTTGGTATTCTCAGAATCGACAAG GAGAAGCCTGAGAAGGTGAATTCTTGTTGCAAGCTGTTGTTGGAGGTGTGGTCAGGGTACGAGGAGGAGGAGCAGGAGCAGGGGAAGCAATGCATGAAACGCAAGTTTGGAATAGGGTCGATTCCTGGAAGCCCAAACGGCGTGATGGATGTGTCGTTTAGCTGTGATAGTAGCTCCAATGACTCTTCGGTCTCTTCCTCACCGGAACCTTTGTCAAAGAAGAGTAGAAGTGAAGAACAAGAGCAGCTTCTTCTACCAAACCCAAACCATTCCAACTCAGATTTTCTCCATCGCCTTTAA